One part of the Arabidopsis thaliana chromosome 1 sequence genome encodes these proteins:
- a CDS encoding uncharacterized protein (LOCATED IN: chloroplast; EXPRESSED IN: 21 plant structures; EXPRESSED DURING: 12 growth stages; CONTAINS InterPro DOMAIN/s: Zinc finger, PHD-type, conserved site (InterPro:IPR019786); BEST Arabidopsis thaliana protein match is: PHD finger family protein (TAIR:AT3G17460.1); Has 56 Blast hits to 56 proteins in 17 species: Archae - 0; Bacteria - 2; Metazoa - 0; Fungi - 4; Plants - 46; Viruses - 0; Other Eukaryotes - 4 (source: NCBI BLink).), which yields MNLPSSTTATSTSATSDAAANSTERCDDCGSSDAWVIHTVRLRASLRFFCTHCLLRNHPASFCPGCFALYDSSPPSFRRVSCSIKGCHSLTHIHCAGDESHLSYLCPPCRDPNSFSFFRPIVDENGSRFVDKALSEAFLCAAKIAASSMNKAVMTAKCETDRRGKEAALAKKRAREALEQVVMLDAKEKARSVVPKLKEAPVDQKPKLSPASNGATVKETESSDTTTTPTTTTTKNNGGTEKQNPATQLAKVKQEADASR from the coding sequence ACCGAAAGATGCGATGATTGCGGAAGCTCAGACGCCTGGGTGATACACACAGTACGTCTCCGTGCATCTCTCCGCTTCTTCTGCACTCATTGTCTCCTCCGCAACCATCCGGCGTCGTTTTGTCCCGGTTGCTTCGCCTTGTACGATTCATCTCCGCCGTCTTTTCGCCGCGTCTCTTGTTCCATTAAAGGGTGCCACTCCTTGACTCACATTCACTGTGCCGGCGATGAAAGTCACCTTTCTTATCTCTGTCCTCCTTGCCGAGACCCTaattccttctccttcttccgcCCTATCGTCGACGAAAACGGCTCTCGCTTCGTCGATAAAGCACTCTCCGAAGCTTTCTTATGCGCTGCTAAGATCGCTGCTTCTTCAATGAACAAAGCTGTTATGACCGCTAAGTGTGAAACTGACCGGAGAGGAAAAGAAGCTGCTTTGGCGAAGAAGAGAGCTCGCGAGGCTCTTGAGCAGGTTGTCATGCTTGATGCCAAGGAGAAGGCAAGATCGGTTGTTCCTAAGCTTAAAGAAGCTCCCGTTGATCAGAAACCAAAACTGAGTCCTGCATCAAATGGTGCTACtgtgaaagaaacagagagctCTGATACTACTACTACTCCTACGACGACTACGACTAAGAACAATGGAGGTACAGAGAAACAGAATCCGGCAACACAATTGGCTAAAGTTAAGCAAGAAGCTGATGCGTCTAGGTGA